Genomic window (Marmota flaviventris isolate mMarFla1 chromosome X, mMarFla1.hap1, whole genome shotgun sequence):
GTTAATGAGCCAGGACCCAGAGGTGAAAACCAAAATATATGTATCATGATATCACAGAGGTCATCAGTGCTGGTACAGTTACTCATCCCTGTACTTGGCTCAGAAAGGGGCTCTAGGAAAATCTCTTATTAGTTTGCAGGAGAGAAACACAAACGTGGATATGGCTCTCAGCTGGGGAAATGAGCAGAACTGAAGTAATGAgagaatggtggtggtggtggtggtggtatggtGGGTACAGGGGTAAACATTACAGAGTACAAGGCTTCagttcctccctgctttgtttttCAACAGTAATTTACTTAGTCAGTTCTTTCAACTTCCTGTGATAGTATTGTATACCTTTATGCCTTCTCAACTTATTTCAGGGCTATCCTAGATGTTTGTAGTgcacttccttctttctttcttccaagaaAAGAGAACTACCAGCTCAGACAACAAAGACAGTATTCAAAATGGCAGAACATGTCTGCTTCCCAGCAGAATGGTTCTTCTAATCTTCTTATCTCTAAATGGCACTATTATCCTATTGGGTGTTCCAACTAGAAGCCTGGGAATTATGCTCTTACTGTCCTTCTTTACCTTCTTTCCTACATTCAGTTGGTGAGTGAGTACTATTGATTCTACCTCCAAAtcatctcaatttattttttctgcctcCTTTAGCACCACCCTGGTCCAAGTGACCATTATCTCTAGCTTGCATGGACTATGGTGGATGTCTTCTACTGGTGTCCCCCATCTGATCTTCCCTTCACAGGCCCATCATAGAGGCTGCTCTCAGAACTTGGAGCCCTCTCTgcctaggttgtttccacttgGTCTTCACATCTCAGCTCCAGGTCATTTACCAAAAGGAAGCCTCCTTCATCCCCAGGACTAGATCTACTTTGGTCCTAGCTTCATGCCTGAGACAAAATAGCTATTCTGTGAACATTGTTGTATTGAATGTGTGAGTGGGTAGAttagatagatgaatggatggatcaGGGATCAGAGCCAAAGGAAGTAGTCAAGACATGGATCTCTATGGACTCTGACTTCAGGAGGAAGGGATGGTCAATGAGAGTTTTGACCCACACAAGATAAACCAAATAGTGCCAGAGGGtttaaaggaaaagccaacattCTTTAACTCCTAATCTCTGCCCCACTACTCCCTAGAGGCAACTACTTTTcctgttttccattctttcaaAAAGCATTTCTGGGAATTGTTTAGATTAAGAAAACAACAGACTTTCAGATTTTACATTTATGGACCAGTGCAAGGTAAGTGTACCATGGTATGGAGGGAaatcagaaaattagaaaacaaatccCAACTCTACCAGTTCTCGagtgtgtgaccttgagcagtaGTCTTTTTTGTAACAACCAGATTTTCCATTTCTGGGTATCTAGGAATGCTTTGAAGAGGACCCAGGACGCAAATGGATGGACAGCTTACTCAGTAACCTGGGGTGCCAGGCTGGATCCCATGGAGGGCCCTTCATTGATAGCTACCGCTATTTCCAACCAAAGCAGGAGAGGGCCTTTACCTGCTGGTCCGTGGTTAGTGGTGCCCGACATCTCAACTATGGTTCTAGGCTTGACTATGTGCTGGGGGATAGGACCCTGGTAATAGACACCTTCCAGAACTCCTTCCTGCTACCTGAGGTGATGGGCTCTGACCACTGCCCTGTGGGTGCCACCTTGAATGTGTCCTCTGTGCCTGCAAAACAGTGCCCTCCTCTGTGCACCCGCTTTCTCCCTGAGTTTGCAGGTACCCAGCTCAAGATTCTCCGCTTCCTAGTTCCTCGTGAACAAGAACCTGTGTTGGAAAAGTCAGCGCTGAGGCTCAGCAATCAAACACAGGTACAGAAGCAGCAAAACAAAGTCCGTGTGCGCTCAACCAGGCCTCGGCCAAGTCAGGCTAATTCCAGAAGAGGCCAGACAAACCTGATGAGCTACTTCCAGCCCTCCTCCAGCCATTCCAAAACTTCTCCTGAATTGGAGCTGCTTAGCTTGCCTCTGGTGAACAACCTCACAACCCCAAAGACACTAGAAGAGGAGGTGATAGCCAGAGAGGTAGAAGGGCAGGCCAAGCACTCAGAgagtaaagaagaaaaggagttaCGGACCTCATTCTGGAAGTCTGTGCTTGGGGGACCTTCACCCATGCCCCTCTGCAGTGGGCACAGGGAACCATGTGTGATGCGAACTGTAAAAAAGCCAGGACCCAACCTGGGCCGCCACTTTTACATGTGTGCCAGGCCCCGGGGTCCTCCCAGTGACCCTTCCTCCCGCTGCAACTTCTTTCTCTGGAGCAAGCCCAGCTGAACCCATGGAGACCTAGGGATATCTGGCATGATCACCCATTCTATGCTGCCTTCTTCCCTAAGGCCTCCTtgcttcccttctcttttttgggggggagggggttccagggattgagctcaggagcactcaactactgagccacatccccagccctattttgtattttatttaaagacgggGTCTTACtgattgcttagcacctcacttttgctgaggctagctttgaatttgtgattctcctgcctcagcctcctgagccactgggattacaggcatgcaccaccatgccaggcctcctctttcttctttgtcttccttCTCATTCTTTTCCTCCCCCAAGGTGTCCCTCCCTCTACCTcaacttcctcttcctcctccaaggTCTCTGTCCCTCTATCTTCCTGCCTACATCCTTGTTTGTGAGCTTCTTGTGCCTTAGTGCTGTGACCCAGTCCCTCACCCCACTTCCTACCTTCCTGTCAGAAGTTCATGAGAACCAGCTGCCCTAGGAAGTTGTGATTTAAAAACCTCTTCTTTTCTTGCGGGGAAATATGTTCAAAATaaagtctgttttttaaaaaattcagtataCTACATTGAGTGAAAATTTTGGATGTGCTTAGAAAGTTGAGTTAAAGAAGCCATCTCAGAACTGGGTTTGCCAGATGCTTGTAGCCTAATATAATGGAAgtgaggaggaaggagagcagTGCTGGGCTGTAGTGGTTCCCTGCACTGCTGAATACAGTTCTGGGGAACTACTCTTTCATTCTAGGCAGTTTAGTGAGAATCTACTATCTCCTAGCTTTATAGGGTACATGGGCCCCATATTTCAGGCCTACAAGTGAAGAGTCAATCCCTGGATTTTTGCTGAAACCATTGGAAAAACCATTTTATATGAggtatttctttcctctttccacatCTGGGTTTCCTTGTCAGTAAAGTGGGGTGGTCAGAATAACAAGTgatatttggtttcattttggGTCTGGCACTTGTCCAGGGTTTCCCAGAATAGTGTACTTGTCTGCTGTCTGTCCAACAGAGGGTGAAAATGCTGCAATTTGCTCTTTATTTTCAGATTCAAGTAAGCTAGAGGCATATAACAAAGCAGAGGTCAAGAGGAGGTCCCACCCCAAATGAAGTACAAGTGGCATGGGCATCCAATGGAGCTGGCTTCTTAAGCATAGGTGGTGACATATTGGGGCCCCATGTTCCCGAAATAGGAACGTTCCCATTCACTCATGAGCTCAAAGTGCACAGGACGGTGACAGAAGTTGCAGGCAGCCACAGACACATCCTGTAGGGGCAGCCCCACTTCAGCCCAGGCTACCATCAGCTTCTCTGAAGGTGAtaaagaggggaaggaaagaattGGTTAGACTTGGTCTTCCAAATCCTGTGTCATAGTACAGATACACCATGATATTGATCCCTTCAGCCTTTTGAGGTTCTTCAGGGATAGAAGTAGCTTAATCTGTTTGCTCCAGTGTGAGCTGTGATGTTACCATTTGGGTGCTGGGCTGTATAAATAGAAGATTTGGAAAGCACTCCTTTGATACAATTTGAAATCATTCTGTCTTGGCCTGGACCACTCCCTAAGTGCAGGATATGTGTGGACTGAGAAGTGGATCTATTTGTTTTGGAAACTCTAGTGTGGTGAAGAGGATGACAGAGTACCCACATTATGTCATCAGTGTTTCGACCAAGGAGGCTGGGGCACAGCGTATGGGGCATTACTAGGAGCAATGGGAACCTAGAGAAGGAAATCTGACCTAGCTATCAGAAGTATCTTAGGGTGTACCAGGGCTTTGTCCTTAACCTTTATTATGCTCAAACCTTTGATAATCTTGTCTAGTCTCAGCTTTAAACACCAACTCTGTGttgatgattttgaaattttcctgTCCAGCCCAGAACTCTTTCTTGTTTTCTAGACTTGTGTATCCAGTAGGAGTAGTATTCTGCATCTCCACATGGACATCAAACAGGCATATCTGACTTCATATGGGTACAACTGAGCTACTAATGACCCTACTTTCCAACAAACCAGTTCTGCTTTCAGCCTTTCTCATCTCAATTGATGGCAATTCCTGTTGCTCAGTCCAAAAATTTCAGAGtgatcctttattttttttcctgtcatccCACATTCACTCTGCCAGCAAATACCATTGGCTCTACCTTCAAAATCCAACCACTTCTCATCACCTGCATTGCTATTGTCAAGTTTGAACTACCATCATCTCTAACATGGGATATTACAGTAGCCCCTTACTGGTCTCCCTGCTTTCactctttctcctttctgtgtATTCTCAACATAGAAATCGGAGCAATTCTGTTAAAATTTTGAGtcaagccaggcacaatggtgcaggTCTGCAATCCTAGCAGCTTAGAAGACTttggcagaaggatcacaagttcaaagccacactaagcaaattagcaagaccctgtatcaaaaaatattttttttaaaaaaagggatagggatgtggttcagtggttaagcacccctgagatcaatccctggtacctaataataataataataacaacaacaataataatgatggtgatgatatttGAGTCAGATATGTCTATCCTCTGCTTGGATCCTTCCAAAAGATCTTGGAGTAAAAATTGCAATCCTTCCAATGCCCTACAGTACCCTGCACAATCTGGCCTCTTATTGCCTCTATATGCTCAGTATTTTTCCTACTTGCTTACAACACAACATCCCCAATCATCTTATTATTGTtcctgaaatagaaaaagaatactCCTCTGTTAGGGTCGTCCCTGCCTTATGCCCTTCTCTCTGCCTGGGATACCCTTCCCTTATATATCTGCCCAGTTAACTACTTTACCTTCTTCAAGTCTTTGCTCAAGTGTTACCTCAATGACCTCTGTACTTGCCACTCTAATGcctttttctaatgttttatttttccaaactaGGCCTTACCCCCATACTTCCATACTTctgctttatatttttctcatagtACTAAGAACTAACATACcatttaatttgcttatttctaaaaatgttttaactatCCTCTTCTACTAGAATATAAACTCCAGGAAAGTAAAGATTTTATGTTGGTTTGTTTACTAGTGGATCCCCGACACTTAGAACAGTGTTGGCCTACAATAAGTACTTGATAAATATtagttgaaagaataaatgaaaggatGCCTGAGTTAAAACTAGAAGGTGAAAGGATGTAATACAGAAGAAGAGGTGAAGAAGGACATTCCAATCAGAAGAGGCATTAACAAAGTCTCAGAGGTAAGAGAACAACAAAATGAGGGGACCAAAAGTGATTTGGAATAGCCAGAGGAAAATGCAtgtagggaagaagagagagcatAAATATCACTGTGTGAATGGCATTGCATATCATTCCAAGGAGCTTCAATTCTTCTATAGACCAGGGGTCTACAAACTTTGGACTCAACATACCTAATCAATACAGATGATTAAGCATGTATCTCCAATCtctgtatatttatttgtgagatatatatattatTGTGAGCCTGCATATTGAAATCAGTAAGGGTAAagcttaattttctattttttaaaattagttgtagttgaacacaatatctttattttatttatttatttttatgtagtgctgaggctcgaacccagctcctcacatgtgctaggtgagcgctctaccactgagccacaaccccagttccttaatttcctatttttaagataagaataatcataaaaatgttgTATTCAAATCCCTTGCCCTGTATATCTTCTTGAATATCTTACTGTAGAGGCCACTGCTCCAGAGTCTACATAATAGGGAAAAAGATGTTTAAGCAAGGGAGCAATATTGTCCGATTTTTAGAAAAATCCCTATAGTGGTCAGTATGGAGAAAGAATTAAAGGAGAAcaagagagaaatggaaattaagaagaaattatGTTGTAATGGGTTAAAGAAGTGACAGTGGATAAAGGAAAATGGATTTAAGAGAGATTATAAAGATTTGCAGTTTGAAAATGATTTGCCTGTGAGATTGTGGTATTTGTGGACTCATGGTGGATGTGTCTCATGTACCTTTCCTGCAAAATCCCAGCCTAAGTAAACATTGAGAGACCTGAAAGTTCTAGAATTGATTCACAGACCAATACAGAACACTGAAGAGAAGTTCCGAGAGTCTGCATTATTAGCTTAGAGAGACAGTAGACCCAGTGGTTATGACCATGAAGATAgaaacagcccccccccccacacacaaatccCAACATACTACTTACATGACTTTAGACTAGTAACTATATTTTTGTCTCAATTTCCACATAGATACAatgaaaatgaatagaaatggAAACTCTCTACCTCATGAAggttttgtgagaattaaatgggtTAATACATGTAAAGTGTTTAGAACAGTGCTTGTCACATGGTAAGTACTTAATAAAAGCCagaattatttaatgtttttgagCAAATGAGTAACGGTACCTATATATCTTGTTTTCCTTGAACTCTTATAGATTTCCAGTGTTCCAGACAGTGACTGTTATCAGTCAGGCTCTCTGCTTTCCTATCTCTAAGTTATTTCTCCTGGAATTCCCTTATTCTCGAATATCCTGCATCATATCTGCATGTACTTCAATATGGACCACAAAGACTTCTTCCCCCACAAAGCCTTTCCAGTGTCACCCTTCCCACCTTCTCTAGCCATAAATGAACTCTCCATCCAGATCCCGGAACACTAGAACTCACCACACTGAACAAGTACTCTCTTTGTCTGACTCCTCTTCTAGACCAGCAACTGTCTACATATCTTTTATCCTGAAGACCTGGAATGAACATGTGCTTTATGCCAGGCCCTGTGTTAAAAACTATCCCCAACAGAAGTCCAGTAAACTTTAAGTGAATTGACTAAATTGGCATCTTTTTGCCATAATGACTCAGCTCTCTAAGCCTCTCAGTCAAGTCCTTGTCTTGTGCTGTTGTTATAGACCCATAGATTGACTCTTTCTTCCCCAACTCTATTCCTACTACCCACATTCCAGTAATACCTGCTAATTGTTTTTGATATATCTCAAGATACTTCTCACCCTCCTGCCTTTCTTTGTGCTCTTTCATCTTTAGGAACACCTCCCTCTTCTAcaccttttttatttctcttggccCAATATCACTTTTACCTTGTAAGATCCAGTTCAGATGTCATCTCCATTAGGAGGCCTGTTTTGAAATCCCTGGCAGGATCAGGCCCTTCTTCTCAGCTCCTACAGTTCCCCCACACACTGTCTTTTGTTAAGCATTGATCACCCCTTAATGTCGTGTATGCCATCATGTCCCCAACCGAACTAGAGCACTATTAGTCTGTAGGCTATTTCTCATTCATTTGGGACCCAAGTATAGGGCTTGGCACATGGTAAATGTTagagaaatttttataatatatgaaatCTGGCCTCTTCAGATCTTGGGGCTGAGATGTGGATAATTGTTGTAAAAAACCATGATGAGGACTTACCCACAAAATCTTCCATCATCTGAGGActgtggtggggggagggggccaAGCGCAACAGCTCCTCACCCCGGGGAACAGTCGGATAGTTGATGGCTTGCACATAGATACCATGCTTGGAGAGCAAGAGATCACAGATCTTGCTGTTGAGAGCTGCATCACCTACCTGGGCCCAAGAGAAAGAACTTTCAGTACCTGCTACCCTGGACCCACCATCATGAGTTCCATTGAGCAAGTGAAGGTAATCAGATCAAGAAACAGCACTAAATTTGGGGACTTTGTTTTCATAGAGGATTTCTTAAGTGGCAGCTCCAGAATTTCTATCAGGGAGATGCTCAGAGCAATTGAAATTGAAGGAGGGGTGGAAGTGAGGCCTTGTCTTGAAGCTGTTTGCAAAGCAACTACATTGGTTAACTTGGAGTGGTTCCCAGTGAGAAGACAAACCTACCAAATCCACTTCTGAGgtgctttaaaaacaacaacaaaaaaagtattttaaaaagcagtcttTCAAGGGAATATTGGGTTATCCTATGGCAGTTACTACAGTTGGATCTCAATCCATAGGTTCTACATCAGGGATTCAACCAACTcagatcaaaaatatattttttaaaaaatattggttgCATCATGAACATGTACAGAATTTTTCTtgttattccccaaacaatataGTTTAATAactatatagcatttacattgtgttagatattataagtaatctagtgatgacttaaagtatatgggagTATTGCagagattatatgcaaatactgtgccattttatataagtaaCTTGAACAATCAGATTTTTGGTATTGGTGGAGggttctggaaccaatccccaTGGGTATTGAGAGATGACTATACTTTTCATCTACAAAATTGTCACAACTAAGTATCCTTTCTTCACCTTGACTTACTGACTCACACAaatatatgtcatttaaaaaacaagaagcaaTTCACTATTAAAGGCTGTAAACATGCAAACATAGTTGGGGATACAAAATAGCACCTAGTTATGTGGCTTTGGATTTTACTTTCCTGACCTCAGTTCTCAGTAATCAACACATTTTTACAttacattcatacacacacacacacacacacacacacgtataaaaCAACAAATTCCTCACAAACTGATACCTTTTACTATGTGTGGTATACTCCTACATTTCctattctatatttttctaatttttaatgataGTTAATGATCCACCAAGCTGATTATGTAACACACTATTGCTCTTAATGAACTCTTTGAAAAACACTGAGTTATAGGCTCTAAGTACTCAATATTGTGAGGCTCAGGACAGTCTAATAATCATGAGGTAATAGGTGATGCACAAAAAAGATTTGTTAATCCAGAATGGCTGATAAGTTTTCAAAAAGGAGAACAAACCTGGCAATAAGGAGGATGTTCACAGGAAAACACAGCAGAAGACAGGAGCTGGTGTGGGTTTGCTTAGGGTGGGAAGGCTTTCAGAAGAGATAGGTGGGGAGGGCAGTGGAGAGGGTGGGGCTCTCACCCGGATGGGAATGATGTGGCTGGGGCAGGGGATGACTGGAAGGCCCCTGTCCATTAGTAGCTGGCGCATGTGCTTGACATTCCGCTGGTGGGCCCTCCTCAGGGCTTGGCCCTCCTCTCCCTTGAGCAGACGCACAGATTCTAGAGCCCCAGAGAGCACCATGGGGGGAAGTGAAGTGGTGAAGATGAAGCCTGCTGCGTAGGAGCGTACCATGTCCACCAAGTCACGAGTGCTGGCGATATAGCCACCCACACAGCCAAAGGCCTTGCCTGGAGACAGGTAGGAGAAAGATTCACACCCTGTAATCAGTAAACATTCGCTAGAAGAACAGGATCATTCCCCAGGCAACACAAGGAAATAAACCAGAAGCTGGGGCTCTAAATTTCCTTCCCAAGCCTCTGCTCACCTCTTCTGTCCATGACGAGGCAGACAGCTAATAATTCTGTGGCTCTGAGATAGGACTTTCAAGTCATGCCATATGTAATGATTAGATAGGCAGGAGCAGGGTGGGGACATTTAGCTGTTTAGGGCAAGGAGTTGAGCTAAAATGAAGCTTGGGGCTGTTTGGGGGGAGGGAAACAGCTCTTCATTTCTTTAAGTTGAACCTGGCTATTTGGCCTAGCTTCTGAAGAtttggggaggaagaagaaaaggggtCTCGTCTCTGGAATTGCACATAAGAAAGGCCCAAGACATTCACTTACCAAGAGTTCCAGAGACGATATCAATCTTGTGCATAATTCCATCACGCTCGCCAATCCCAGCACCCCTGGTCCCATACAGTCCTACAGCATGGACCTCATCCACGAAGGTCAGGGCCCCATACTGGTGGGCCACATCACACAACTCCTCAAGAGGACAGATGGCACCTGGGCAAAGCCAAGGGATATGGGTAAGGGATCATAACCCATCCCAATTCTATCTCCAGTGGGGAATTCCCCATTCATACCTACTTTGGATTGGAAAAGGGTGTTATATAGAGAGAGGAGTGTGTGCACCCACACTTGGGGCTATTCCAAATCACCTGCACCCCACCCACACCCTAactctgtgagtgtgtgtgtgtgtgtgggggggtgttttCCCAAGCCTGGGATCAAGGCTTGGctctctgtctttatttttactcCATTCTGACTGGCTAGCCTTTTGTTTCTACCATTCTTAGcaacttttgaattttttctcctGCAATTCTGTGTGTTTGTTATTCTGTGTTGGGTTGGCACTAGCCTGTATGATGCCTTTGTTTAAATAAGTTGAAAAATTCATCTTTTGCTCTAGCTTAATACAATTCTGATTTCATTTGCCACTCAATTTTTTTGTACAGGTATTACTAAGAGTCCTGTCAATATATTTATTCTTCACCAATCCTCTCTGTTTCTGTCTTTCCAGATTTCTGTCACTATATCCTTTTCTGTGTTCACTCCCATCTTTGTTTCTATGCTTCTAGTTTTCTGACTCTGCCTttgttttcctctctcctcttccctccctctcttcctctttccctgcctCATTTCCCTCTCTTCTTACTGGTGGAGTTTTTGTCTGCCCAGACTTTCTTTCTCAGTATCCTTATGTCTCTTTCTGAGTTTGcattttggcatctttgtctttTCTGTATCTCTGTGGGAGTGTTTTTCTCACTTCTATCAATATAGTTCCCTGAGGGACTCTTTCCTCAAGCTTAGTCATAATCTATCAAATGATagcaaattaaaagtaatatgtATATCCCCTGCCATTGTTCTTACAGACttaccatttttttcctattattctaGACATCATCTATGTTGAAAGTTTTTGTAAGGTCTTTGGATGGCTGTGAATCTCTTATATATACTTTGTGGTCACTCTGGATATTATAAGAACCCACACCTTTTTGCCATTCCCCATTTCTGTACTCCCTGGGAACTGCTGATATACAGGGAGTTAGAATACAGAAGAAACTTCTGCAGGTGGAAACGGGCTCTAGACCATGGTTAAAGTATGTGAGCAATTGATAGGACAACATAAGAGGAGCCATGTATAGGAAGTGGATCCTGAGATAAAGAAGACAATGGGATGGTTCAAATATTTCAGTGGGAGAGATTCCGCTCTAGAATTGAGAGTTTTGGCAGAACTTCCACcaatacaaaacaacaaaataaaacaaaacaaaaacaaaattgatttgCAAATGTAAGTAGTATGAATCCCAACATGGTTTCTACTAGAGAATTAATTTGAATAGTCTTAAGTGTTAGAAATACACAAATACAATGATTTTACTTTATTGCTGGTTGTAGATATGTGGGAGTGGGCATGATCAGTAAGTTCcttacatatattaactcatttaattctcaaagttaTTCTATTATTGTTACCTCTATTTTGCAAATAAGGCAAGGGAGACACAGAGCACTTAAGAAACTTGCCTAAGTTATAAATTGTTAAACTGGAATTTGAACATGGACAGTTTGGTATCAGAGGCTGCACACATAATAATTACATGATGCTGATGGTATGTAACATTAACTAAATTAGGGAATACTAAGGAAATACTCCTGTCTCATTTGGGGAAGTGACATATTGAAATGAAATGAGAACCTCTTTCCTTAAATAACATCAGAAGGGGATGCCTAAAACATATAACTTCTGCTTAATAGGGCCAGCAACAGAAACTTTGGGGCGTTTTTTTTCaattggaagaagaaagaaggtaaGAGAGtaaagttatttatttctatgaaagCATAATAAAgtgttatctctattttttatagCCAGATACTTTACCTTGGGGAAAAATGAAGCTCAAAGATTCAAAGAGTTACCCAAATTTAAATGTGTTGAAATGACTTGAaaacctggtttgatttcaaaGCTTCATAACAGATCTTGGAAAATGTCCTAGACAATGTGAAATTTTCCATTGTAGAAATCAAACACTGGGATAATTGATTTGCATGTCATTTCTAATGGAAGGAGTGTCTCGCAAGGGAATTGGAGTTATATGTTCTAGAGTGAAATTACTCATTTTGGCACCAATTTTCTATACCACTGAAGACAAATTTGATGCCATCTTTAAACTTTAGTTCTTTACCTGTAAGATGAGTGTAATAGCTTCTTCCATCTTTTAGCATATATTAGCCATGTAACCCTGGGTAAATTACTTCAGCCAGGCGTGGTgctccatgcctgtaatcccagtgattcaggaggctgaggcaggaggattgcaagttcaaggccagcctcagcaatttagtgaggccctaagcaatttagtgagaccctgtctcaaaatagaaaatcaaaagggctaaggatgtatctcagtagttaagcacctctgagttcaatccctattagcaaaaaacaacaacaaaattactcagtttcctcatgtaaaaaaattaaaataataacagtacCTACTTTATAGAACTGTTGTGATGATTAAGTGAATTAATACATGTATTATATTGATAATTTTGATTTTCAC
Coding sequences:
- the Apex2 gene encoding DNA-(apurinic or apyrimidinic site) endonuclease 2 isoform X2; translation: MGTWVVTETRMSSHKRSSELWIARAGPSLHSTRSDPGKPERLTFKMRFYRLLQIRAEALLAAGSHVIILGDLNTAHCRIDHCDAVNLECFEEDPGRKWMDSLLSNLGCQAGSHGGPFIDSYRYFQPKQERAFTCWSVVSGARHLNYGSRLDYVLGDRTLVIDTFQNSFLLPEVMGSDHCPVGATLNVSSVPAKQCPPLCTRFLPEFAGTQLKILRFLVPREQEPVLEKSALRLSNQTQVQKQQNKVRVRSTRPRPSQANSRRGQTNLMSYFQPSSSHSKTSPELELLSLPLVNNLTTPKTLEEEVIAREVEGQAKHSESKEEKELRTSFWKSVLGGPSPMPLCSGHREPCVMRTVKKPGPNLGRHFYMCARPRGPPSDPSSRCNFFLWSKPS
- the Apex2 gene encoding DNA-(apurinic or apyrimidinic site) endonuclease 2 isoform X1, with amino-acid sequence MLRIVSWNINGIRSPLQGVVCQETSNSTSMAMRRILDELDADIVCLQETKVTRDVLTEPLAIVEGYNSYFSFSRSRSGYSGVATFCKDSATPVAAEEGLSGLFATQNGDVGCYGNTDEFTQEELRALDSEGRALLTQHKIRTWEGKERTLTLINVYCPHADPGKPERLTFKMRFYRLLQIRAEALLAAGSHVIILGDLNTAHCRIDHCDAVNLECFEEDPGRKWMDSLLSNLGCQAGSHGGPFIDSYRYFQPKQERAFTCWSVVSGARHLNYGSRLDYVLGDRTLVIDTFQNSFLLPEVMGSDHCPVGATLNVSSVPAKQCPPLCTRFLPEFAGTQLKILRFLVPREQEPVLEKSALRLSNQTQVQKQQNKVRVRSTRPRPSQANSRRGQTNLMSYFQPSSSHSKTSPELELLSLPLVNNLTTPKTLEEEVIAREVEGQAKHSESKEEKELRTSFWKSVLGGPSPMPLCSGHREPCVMRTVKKPGPNLGRHFYMCARPRGPPSDPSSRCNFFLWSKPS